One segment of Vicia villosa cultivar HV-30 ecotype Madison, WI unplaced genomic scaffold, Vvil1.0 ctg.000621F_1_1, whole genome shotgun sequence DNA contains the following:
- the LOC131629845 gene encoding uncharacterized protein LOC131629845, which produces MMNLDDDHDASSWLTLSLPSGDVVMDDSLSQQPSSPPSSPLTPITFEYTPPIHPFNPLTFFHSDIMRHGVHPPPAAAPLSYQEQQDMVIAPSWLTLSLPFYSSSLPPQPLTPSLSPPNAIISSNSEEQGSPSSIQPPFPWATSKPATVHTLDHLLYDLNIKTIPGTLECKSCKFQQTDFRFDLLEKFEKVASFFMEENMNYRAPDVWMKPVFPNCTRCGEKSTMKPLIGKKEEIDWLFLFLGEMIGCCNLEHLRYFCLHANIHRTGAKDRLLYHTYLGLCKQLQPQ; this is translated from the coding sequence ATGATGAACCTTGATGATGACCATGATGCGTCATCATGGTTAACACTCTCACTACCGAGTGGTGATGTTGTTATGGATGATTCACTCTCACAACAACCATCTTCACCACCTTCATCACCCCTTACACCTATAACATTTGAATACACACCTCCAATACATCCTTTTAACCCTCTAACATTCTTTCATTCGGACATCATGCGCCATGGTGTTCATCCTCCTCCTGCTGCTGCACCACTTTCATATCAAGAACAACAAGATATGGTGATTGCACCTTCATGGCTTACACTTTCACTTCCATTTTATTCATCATCACTACCACCACAGCCATTAACTCCTTCTCTTTCTCCTCCTAATGCTATCATTAGTAGCAATAGCGAGGAGCAGGGAAGTCCTTCAAGTATTCAACCACCATTCCCATGGGCTACTTCAAAGCCCGCCACAGTTCACACTCTAGATCACTTGTTGTATGATTTGAATATAAAGACTATTCCAGGTACTCTGGAATGCAAGTCTTGTAAGTTTCAACAGACTGACTTTCGTTTTGATTTGCTTGAAAAGTTTGAGAAAGTGGCAAGTTTCTTCATGGAGGAAAATATGAATTATCGTGCACCTGATGTCTGGATGAAACCGGTGTTTCCAAACTGCACGAGGTGCGGGGAAAAAAGCACAATGAAGCCGTTgattggaaagaaagaagagatcGATTGGCTGTTTTTGTTTTTGGGTGAGATGATAGGGTGTTGCAATCTTGAGCATTTGAGGTATTTTTGCCTACATGCTAACATTCATAGAACAGGTGCCAAAGATAGATTGCTATATCACACATATCTTGGTTTATGCAAACAACTCCAACCACAATGA
- the LOC131629898 gene encoding WRKY transcription factor 44-like: MMDIEEVERVVVAKPVASRPNCSTFKSFSELLAGAINANPPIASSSQTTTSAIRPKTVRFKPPLNLPPSQADIFRGELSNSSDMDPKPDTNQSLIYKPMAKFVSQTTVSLLANMGICSTSQPQPQQSMETNLQSLNHDKFRSNKTSNFHQNITTTLPTETYQATEPCKTPAQQNMEEDQKALTSSTVNADRPSYDGYNWRKYGQKQVKGSEYPRSYYKCTHPNCPVKKKVERSFDGEIAEIVYKGEHNHGKPQLLKRNAGATQGSGMVSDGMVQDTLWSNNSNQNEGRIENHVKASQTNDSVLENSCGLSGDCEEGSKGFEADEDDPRSKRRKNENQSSEAAASEEGLVEPQTVMQNSVDSDILGDGFRWRKYGQKVVKGNPYPRSYYRCTHIKCNVRKHVERAIDDPKSFVTTYEGKHNHEIPLKNTSTVASSEKDSLSKDKPY, encoded by the exons atgatggatattGAGGAAGTAGAAAGAGTAGTGGTTGCCAAACCAGTTGCTTCAAGGCCAAATTGTTCTACTTTCAAATCTTTCTCGGAGCTTCTAGCAGGTGCTATCAATGCCAATCCTCCAATTGCATCTTCTTCTCAAACTACAACTTCTGCAATTAGACCAAAGACAGTCAGGTTCAAGCCACCATTGAATCTCCCCCCTTCTCAG GCTGACATTTTTAGAGGTGAACTTAGCAATTCTTCTGACATGGATCCTAAGCCTGACACCAATCAGTCTCTCATTTACAAGCCAATGGCAAAATTCGTGTCACAGACAACTGTCTCTCTCTTGGCAAACATG GGAATTTGTAGTACTAGTCAGCCACAACCACAGCAATCAATGGAGACCAATCTTCAGAGTCTTAACCATGACAAATTTAGATCTAACAAAACCTCAAATTTTCATCAGAACATTACTACTACCCTACCTACAGAAACATACCAGGCCACTGAACCTTGTAAGACGCCTGCGCAACAGAACATGGAGGAAGACCAGAAAGCTTTAACATCATCCACAGTGAATGCGGATAGACCTTCATATGATGGATATAACTGGAGAAAATATGGACAGAAGCAAGTAAAAGGAAGCGAGTATCCTCGAAGTTATTACAAATGCACACATCCTAATTGTCCAGTTAAGAAGAAAGTTGAAAGATCATTTGATGGCGAGATTGCTGAAATTGTTTACAAAGGCGAACACAATCATGGAAAACCGCAACTTCTAAAGCGCAACGCGGGAGCGACACAAGGATCAGGAATGGTTTCTGACGGAATGGTTCAAGATACATTATGGAGTAATAATAGTAATCAGAATGAAGGAAGAATAGAGAATCATGTCAAAGCTTCACAGACTAATGATTCTGTTCTAGAAAATTCATGCGGTTTAAGCGGGGATTGTGAGGAAGGAAGCAAAGGATTCGAGGCAGACGAAGATGACCCTAGAAGTAAAAGAAG GAAAAACGAGAACCAATCAAGCGAAGCGGCAGCATCAGAAGAAGGTTTAGTAGAGCCACAGACCGTGATGCAAAACTCAGTGGATTCTGATATCCTTGGAGACGGCTTTCGCTGGAGAAAATATGGACAGAAGGTGGTGAAGGGAAATCCATATCCCAG AAGTTACTATAGGTGTACTCATATAAAGTGCAACGTTCGCAAGCACGTGGAGAGAGCAATAGATGATCCAAAATCATTTGTGACTACGTATGAAGGAAAGCACAACCATGAGATACCGCTCAAGAACACATCAACTGTAGCATCATCTGAAAAGGATTCTCTTAGTAAAGATAAACCATATTGA
- the LOC131629899 gene encoding adenylate kinase 1, chloroplastic-like encodes MAAITRFVKRTTPFYSLARGFSSINSHAPPRENRNIQWVFLGCPGVGKGTYASRLCNLLGVPHIATGDLVRNELSSKGPLASKLSEIVNQGQLVSDEIIINLLSKRLADGQAKGESGFILDGFPRTINQAEILEGVTDIDLVVNLKIREEVLLAKCLGRRTCSQCGGNFNVASININGENGRPGMSMAPLLPPEHCMSKLITRSDDTEPIVKERLRVYNESSQPVEGFYRSKGKLLEFELPGGIPESWPKLLQALNLDDYEEKQSIAA; translated from the exons ATGGCAGCCATAACCCGCTTCGTTAAACGCACAACACCCTTTTATTCCTTAGCGCGTGGATTCTCTTCCATTAATTCCCACGCGCCACCGCGTGAAAACAGGAATATTCAATGGGTTTTCTTGGGCTGTCCCGGCGTCGGTAAAGGCACCTACGCCAGCCGTCTTTGTAACCTCCTCGGCGTCCCTCACATCGCCACCGGTGATCTTGTTCGTAATGAGCTTTCCTCCAAGGGTCCCCTTGCTTCCAAG CTATCAGAAATAGTAAATCAGGGTCAATTAGTGTCAGATGAAATCATTATAAACTTGTTGTCGAAGAGACTGGCCGATGGACAAGCTAAAGGCGAATCGGGTTTCATTCTTGATGGTTTTCCTCGAACAATAAACCAAGCA GAAATATTGGAAGGGGTGACTGACATTGACTTGGTGGTCAATCTGAAGATCCGAGAAGAAGTACTGCTTGCGAAATGCCTCGGCAGGAGAACTTGCAGTCAGTGTGGAGGAAATTTTAATGTTGCTTCCATTAATATCAACGGTGAGAATGGTCGCCCTGGAATGAGTATGGCTCCACTTCTTCCTCCCGAGCATTGTATGTCTAAGCTCATTACTCGTTCCGATGATACTGAACCAATAGTCAAAGAAAGGCTTCGTGTATACAATGAATCG AGTCAACCTGTGGAAGGGTTTTACCGTAGCAAAGGAAAACTATTAGAGTTTGAGCTTCCCGGAGGGATCCCGGAATCTTGGCCAAAGTTGCTGCAAGCGCTTAATCTAGATGATTATGAAGAGAAGCAGTCTATTGCAGCATAA
- the LOC131629874 gene encoding thioredoxin-like protein AAED1, chloroplastic — translation MACSSSTLISNSLHINQITIHNRLHVSPSVSLNQKLPIYSKNPLKLSTTTIPFASGSAGVESPLISEDTSSSLDLVKVFDLEGNGIPISDLWKDRKAVVAFARHFGCVLCRKRADYLASKKDIMDASGVALVLIGPGNIDQAKSFAEQTKFKGEIYADPAQSSYEALRFVSGVLTTFTPKAGLKIIELYMEGYRQDWKLSFEKDTVSRGGWQQGGIIVAGPGKGNISYIHKDKEAGDDPEIEDILKACCS, via the exons ATGGCGTGTTCTTCTTCAACACTTATATCAAATTCActtcacattaaccaaatcacaATCCATAACAGGCTACATGTATCTCCCTCAgtttcactcaaccaaaaacttcCAATATATTCCAAAAACCCACTCAAACTTTCCACCACCACTATACCCTTTGCCTCTGGTTCTGCAG GAGTTGAGTCTCCTTTGATAAGTGAGGACACTTCAAGTTCATTGGATTTGGTGAAAGTGTTTGATTTGGAAGGAAATGGGATTCCAATTTCTGACTTGTGGAAAGATAGGAAAGCTGTTGTCGCATTTGCTCGTCACTTCGG GTGTGTACTTTGCCGCAAAAGGGCCGATTATCTCGCATCAAAGAAG GATATAATGGATGCGTCTGGTGTAGCGCTCGTATTGATTGGACCTGGCAACATTGATCAG GCAAAATCCTTTGCCGAGCAAACAAAATTTAAAGGAG AAATCTATGCAGACCCTGCTCAATCGTCGTATGAGGCCTTAAGATTTGTTTCTGGAGTTTTGACTACATTTACCCCAAAA GCAGGTCTTAAGATAATAGAATTGTACATGGAAGGTTATCGACAAGATTGGAAGCTTTCATTTGAAAAGGACACTGTTAGCAGAGGAGGCTG GCAACAAGGAGGAATTATTGTTGCAGGTCCTGGTAAAGGTAACATCTCATACATTCACAAG GACAAAGAAGCAGGGGATGACCCAGAAATTGAAGATATCTTAAAAGCATGTTGCtcttga
- the LOC131629873 gene encoding pentatricopeptide repeat-containing protein At5g02830, chloroplastic-like: MRDFVILGSSIITPPPNSHPPPSSSSSTPQHRHPILKPHKPSLPKFKPLSSSNTSSTPLQTPLKLKDSGTLDTDSELNPEVLANAVLVGIKDKNVRSVIERLNKAEGLGGISLSEHLDASVIANECCHLVTRGHIEEAVELMEILPRFQLSIAELVEPSHILKRCVLNRKPILAVRYASLLPKAHILFNRIILEFGKSMDLVSALKAYDATRENLKKPNLYICRAIIDACGLCGDFMKSRYLYEDWLNQKITPNIYVFNSLMNVNAHDFSYSLDLYQNMQKLGVKPDVTSYNILLKACCVAGRVDLAQDMYKELKHLESVGQLKLDVFTYSTIIKVFADAKLWQMALKIKRDMLSAGVSLNAVAWSSLINACAHAGLVEQAIQLFEEMMSSGCEPNTRCFNIILNACVEDCQYDRAFRFFHSWKGNKMLVPFDESNNNNSEQGGMHNVTKVPTGISSSHILSFTERFPFAPTTSTYNILLKACGTNYYHAKALFNEMRTVGLSPNQISWSTLIDICGASENVDGVVEILRTMIDSGIKPDVVAYTTAIKVCVESRKFTQALTLYKEMKSYGTLPNMVTYNTLLRARSKYGSLREVQQCLAIYQDMRKAGYKPNDYYLKELIGEWCEGVIQESGEYECEFSYSKKPEKERPRSLLLETIATHLLKRVADILAIDVQGLTKVEARLVILAVLRMIKENYAFGHSVNDDILIIIGATKADEGPSKEILEVQEAIIKLLWNELGLEALPPNDRTKFQNPKLSNLTLKAPADESLPTTTGLHTRRPSALQRLKVTKKSLDRWLQRKVSVK; encoded by the exons ATGAGAGATTTTGTAATCCTCGGTTCTTCCATCATCACTCCACCTCCCAACTCCCACCCACcaccctcttcctcttcttccacTCCACAGCACCGCCACCCAATCCTCAAACCCCACAAACCCTCTCTCCCAAAGTTCAAACCTTTATCTTCTAGTAACACTTCTTCCACCCCTCTTCAAACCCCTCTCAAACTCAAAGATTCCGGTACCCTTGACACTGACTCCGAGCTCAATCCTGAGGTATTGGCCAATGCGGTTCTTGTAGGTATCAAAGACAAGAATGTCCGGAGTGTGATTGAGAGATTGAACAAAGCGGAGGGTCTTGGTGGGATTTCTTTATCTGAGCATCTTGATGCCTCTGTCATTGCAAATGAATGTTGTCACTTGGTTACACGTGGCCACATTGAAGAAGCTGTTGAATTGATGGAGATTCTCCCAC GTTTCCAGTTATCAATTGCAGAACTTGTTGAGCCGTCTCACATTCTAAAAAGATGTGTTCTTAATCGGAAACCAATTTTAGCTGTGAG GTATGCGTCCCTTCTTCCAAAAGCACATATATTATTTAACCGCATCATATTAGAATTTGGCAAAAGTATGGATTTGGTTTCTGCTCTGAAAGCTTACGATGCAACGAGGGAGAACTTGAAAAAGCCCAATCTGTATATATGCCGCGCAATAATTGATGCATGTGGTCTCTGTGGGGATTTCATGAAATCTAGGTACTTATATGAG GATTGGCTTAATCAGAAAATCACTCCAAATATATATGTCTTCAACAGTCTCATGAATGTGAATGCCCATGATTTCAGCTACTCGTTAGATCTATATCAGAATATGCAG AAGCTAGGCGTGAAACCCGATGTGACCTCATATAACATCCTACTAAAAGCATGCTGTGTTGCTGGAAGAGTTGACCTTGCCCAAGACATGTATAAAGAACTTAAGCATTTGGAATCTGTGGGACAACTGAAATTAGATGTTTTTACCTACAGCACAATTATAAAG GTCTTTGCAGATGCAAAGTTGTGGCAAATGGCTCTAAAAATTAAGCGTGACATGCTTTCTGCTGGTGTTTCTCTTAATGCTGTTGCGTGGTCATCATTAATCAATGCATGTGCACATGCAGGACTTGTGGAGCAGGCAATTCAGTTATTTGAAGAAATGATGTCGTCTGGCTGTGAACCCAATACACGGTGTTTCAACATCATTTTAAATGCATGTGTTGAAGATTGTCAGTATGACAGGGCTTTTCGCTTTTTCCATTCTTGGAAGGGAAATAAGATGTTAGTGCCCTTTGATGAaagcaacaataacaattcagAGCAGGGAGGCATGCATAATGTTACCAAAGTACCAACAGGCATTTCTAGTTCACATATCTTGAGTTTTACTGAGAGGTTCCCTTTCGCACCAACTACATCTACATACAATATTTTACTGAAGGCTTGTGGTACTAATTACTATCATGCGAAAGCACTGTTCAACGAGATGAGAACAGTAGGTCTTTCCCCTAATCAAATAAGCTGGTCAACTTTGATAGATATATGTGGAGCATCAGAAAACGTGGATGGTGTTGTTGAG ATTTTGAGGACCATGATTGATTCTGGAATTAAACCCGATGTTGTTGCATATACAACCGCCATTAAG GTTTGTGTTGAAAGTAGGAAATTTACGCAAGCACTAACACTATATAAAGAAATGAAAAGCTACGGGACACTTCCAAATATG GTGACATATAATACACTTCTAAGGGCACGGAGCAAATATGGATCTTTGCGTGAAGTGCAACAGTGCCTGGCTATATATCAGGATATGCGGAAGGCGGG GTACAAACCCAATGACTACTATCTGAAGGAGCTGATTGGGGAGTGGTGTGAAGGAGTAATACAAGAAAGCGGAGAGTACGAATGTGAATTTTCTTACAGCAAGAAACCTGAAAAAGAGAGACCTCGGAGTTTACTTCTTGAAACCATTGCGACACATCTACTAAAGAGAGTAGCTGACATCTTAGCAATTGATGTTCAAGGGCTCACAAAG GTTGAAGCTCGCCTGGTCATTCTCGCAGTTCTTAGAATGATCAAAGAGAACTATGCTTTTG GGCATTCGGTGAATGATGACATCTTGATCATCATAGGAGCTACCAAAGCAGATGAGGGTCCATCCAAAGAGATATTAGAAGTGCAAGAGGCTATTATCAAACTTCTTTGGAATGAATTGGGGCTTGAGGCTCTTCCACCAAATGACAGGACAAAGTTCCAGAACCCCAAACTTTCAAATCTCACCCTAAAAGCACCAGCAGATGAATCATTACCCACAACAACGGGGCTTCACACAAGGAGACCATCAGCTCTACAAAGACTGAAGGTCACCAAAAAATCATTAGACCGTTGGTTACAGAGGAAAGTAAGCGTAAAATAG